A segment of the Entelurus aequoreus isolate RoL-2023_Sb linkage group LG23, RoL_Eaeq_v1.1, whole genome shotgun sequence genome:
tctgagccctggtcagaccTTTTTGCCATTTCctggatacactgcaaaaactgcaatctaagtaagatgaaatatctcaaataagggtgatatttgcttattttttgtctgataagataattctgctcactaagcagattttatgttagagtgttttacttgttttaagtgcttTGGtcataaatgatctcagtaagatattacatcttgttgttgatattttatgacctatattgagtaaaacatgcttgaaactagaatatcaagtgttgcaaagctgtgtcatcaacactcacaagtataaaactgcttttttaaagtaatcatttcttatttcaagcatgaaattaaaaaaaatcatgactttgacacaattgtgtctcataattaaaacagatgacagccaaatggactttgctgttttattttcaatgaaacaatagaaaagatgtactcatatagtagtacagttggcacagtacagtaaactgacagttaatatttaaacatttgacatttcaaacaattttgaacagaaatagttcatgcacattcagataaattattctatattacaataaaaaaaaaaaattgtccgggggccgggctgtaaatgaatataatataaatatattttagtttagtttttagtataagtttgctggtttcaagaaatgtaatgccgagcgcttatcattatgtcaagataatggcactagcatttacttcatttaagaatatttttcaacatattgagaataaaggtctcatatttgttttttctagaaaaaaaggtgcacttgttattagtgagaatatacttttttttttttttaggtattttggggttcattgaggttagctaattttacttgttttggaaagtcgtgacaagccaaattttcttcttctattggcagataattttgcgtagttttgcacgtacaacacttaagaccttcagtatatcagtatgtggaattaaattatggaatggattaagcaaagcaatcaaacaatgtactaatatgatccacttcaagaaactcttcaaacttaaagtgtttacaaagtacaaagaagaagaaccatgacaaacattctcaatttatttcatccattcattcaatcattcttaaagtaatcttacttatctcatcatatgaaatatgacttacttcaccaattattattattaaattcttactattatttatttatttatttttattgtgattacttatggagtttattgtgaataaattaagaacaggaagtgaacaaaaagttttagcaactgttatgtaaagaaaaggggtaggattaaataagctctgcttcttcctactccttttcgaacatgttgaaaagagaaactggaaattgtgatgtatcatgttgtatgcttgcatgttcgaaataaactcaaactcaaactcaaactcaagtaaaatacccctcatttttgtatttttttccccttgtttatgaacactgactttttgcagtgtaggaggaagaggagtccttttTCGCCGTCTTTTCCAGACCTCTTCTATTTTCTAATGCCCCAGAATTAAGCACGTATTTTCTATGCAATATTTGCCATTTTCCAAAATGCGTCAGAATAAATTGATGTCAGCAAAATCCCCTTGAAGTATTTTGCCGGTTATGATCATTTTGAAAGCGGAGCGGAACCAGTTGTAGAAGAAAGCATAGATGAAAGGATTGAGCATGGAGTTGGACAAGGTGAGCCAGTTCAGGGTCTCCATGACCGCCACTGATGGAGGACTGCGGAATAACGGCTGGAAGACCACGGAAAAAAAGTATGGAGTCATGAACAGTAAGAAGACTCCCATAACAATGGCCAGAGTCCTGGTGGCTTTCCTCTCCACTTTGCTCACAGACTTTGAAGCGTGGATGCTGCTCAGCTGCTTCTGAGCCACGAAGAAGATCTTCAGGTAGATGCAGCTCATGACCACTGCAGGCAGGTAGAAGCCAAACACCGGACCCAGGGTGTGCGCCGCAACTATTTGCACCGAGCACGTTTCCTCGCAGCTTCCTTGGCTGAATCCTCCAAAGACGATACCGACCGCTATCAGCGCAGAAACAGCCCAGCACACCCCGATCATCGCGGACGCCACCCGGGCGCTCATCTTGGACGCGTACGACAGCGGCCGGCACACGGCGTAGTATCGGTCTATGGAAATGCAGCACAGGTTGAGAATAGAAGTGGTGCAGAGTATGATATCCAAGCTGTCCCGTATCTGACAGGCGAAAAGGTGGCGATGGAGACAGGCGGTGACAGTCAAAGTCATGCTGAAAGGAAACACCAGAAGGCCCACCAGCAGGTCGGCCACGGAAAGAGATAAGATGAGATAATTATTGGGAGTGTGAAGCTGCTGGAAGTGCATGACAGAAATGATGACCAGAAGGTTCCCACATATTGTCACAGCAGACAACAGAGCAAGGAGAACATAGACTGAAACACAGGTCACGGAAGGCCGGCTGCTAAATGACACAGATGCATTGTCAGATTCATAACAAGGATGCATGACGTTAAGATCATAGGTCCAGTTGACCATGGACTCTGCTCCCATTCTCCACGATATCTGCAATAATCACGCACAATATTAGTGGAATGAACATTCACTTCATGCACGTCGGGACAAACAGGACTCTCACCTGCAGACGCCTCCTCAGGTGTGTGTGTCGCAGCCATCAAGCCATATTTATAATCACCGATCATAAGCATATTCCACAAACAAAATCTCTCCTCCAATCAGATGGAATGTGAGTTGGGCCTCATTCTCGGGTATGATTTAGCATGTCATACTTCATAATACCCAAGGTCCTTTCCTAAAGGTTGAATAACACAACTAGAAATTGAAGCTATTAAAgaggccctgttatgcaaaagcaacttttcttacctactggtacctcttttcggagtataagtcgcaccggccgaaaatgcataataaaaaacatatagaggtcgcactggagtatacgtcacattttttggggggaaatgtatttgataaaagccaacaccaagaatagacatttaaataaataaataaatgggttatacttgtatagcgcttttctaccttcaaggtactgttgcgtcgacagctcttcctcccaaggaagtcaaagtctgctgtccactcccaagttcttttaatggcaaataagctgatgttaaattgaccaccaaaagcagtagttggtatttcgttgtttattgtcaaagctttggcaataatgagaccaatccagcacccaagcgttccctagcccggtccagatcggtctaccaaaaccccggaactcctgtctacttcctccttctcctgtccccccc
Coding sequences within it:
- the LOC133640903 gene encoding trace amine-associated receptor 1-like, encoding MGAESMVNWTYDLNVMHPCYESDNASVSFSSRPSVTCVSVYVLLALLSAVTICGNLLVIISVMHFQQLHTPNNYLILSLSVADLLVGLLVFPFSMTLTVTACLHRHLFACQIRDSLDIILCTTSILNLCCISIDRYYAVCRPLSYASKMSARVASAMIGVCWAVSALIAVGIVFGGFSQGSCEETCSVQIVAAHTLGPVFGFYLPAVVMSCIYLKIFFVAQKQLSSIHASKSVSKVERKATRTLAIVMGVFLLFMTPYFFSVVFQPLFRSPPSVAVMETLNWLTLSNSMLNPFIYAFFYNWFRSAFKMIITGKILQGDFADINLF